Proteins co-encoded in one Prescottella sp. R16 genomic window:
- a CDS encoding NAD(P)/FAD-dependent oxidoreductase — MPHYDALIVGAGQSGLATAHALRQRGLTAAILEASDDTAGSWPHYYDSLTLFSPAKYSSLPGLSFPGNPDHYPHRDEVVDYLRHYAKGLGVDIRLNHRVVTVDHDGHTFAAHTDTGTVFTAPRLVAATGGFGSPHLPVLPGQDTFTGKLLHASTYRTPTDHTGENVIVVGAGNSAVQIAAELAATATVTLASRAPVKFAPQRPLGRDMHFWFTITGIDALPIGHRITNPPTVPVFDTGRYRAALTASQPATREMFTRLDGHTTVWRDGTTSDVDAIILATGYTPHLPYLAGTGALDQAGRPLQRKGLSTTHTGLGYIGLEWQRSLSSASLRGVGRDARHLVPRLGH, encoded by the coding sequence ATGCCTCACTACGACGCCCTCATCGTGGGCGCCGGCCAGTCCGGGCTGGCCACTGCCCACGCCCTCCGCCAGCGCGGCCTGACCGCCGCGATCCTCGAAGCCTCCGACGACACCGCCGGATCCTGGCCGCACTACTACGACAGCCTCACCCTGTTCTCGCCCGCGAAATACAGCTCCCTACCGGGACTTTCCTTCCCCGGCAACCCCGACCACTACCCGCACCGCGACGAAGTCGTCGACTACCTGCGCCACTACGCCAAGGGCCTCGGCGTCGACATCCGCCTCAACCACCGGGTCGTCACCGTCGACCACGACGGACACACCTTCGCCGCCCACACCGACACGGGGACCGTCTTCACCGCGCCCCGGCTCGTCGCTGCCACAGGCGGATTCGGCTCGCCTCACCTCCCCGTACTGCCAGGGCAAGACACCTTCACCGGAAAACTGCTGCACGCCAGCACCTACCGCACCCCCACCGACCACACCGGCGAGAACGTCATCGTCGTCGGCGCCGGCAACTCCGCGGTCCAGATCGCCGCGGAACTCGCCGCCACGGCCACGGTCACTCTCGCCAGCCGTGCGCCGGTGAAGTTCGCCCCGCAACGCCCTCTCGGCCGAGACATGCACTTCTGGTTCACCATCACCGGCATCGACGCCCTCCCCATCGGACACCGGATCACCAACCCGCCCACCGTGCCGGTCTTCGACACCGGCCGCTACCGCGCCGCCCTCACCGCATCCCAACCCGCCACCCGAGAGATGTTCACCCGACTCGACGGCCACACCACCGTATGGCGAGACGGCACCACCAGCGACGTCGACGCGATCATCCTCGCCACCGGATACACACCCCACCTGCCCTACCTCGCCGGTACCGGCGCCCTCGACCAGGCCGGACGCCCCCTGCAACGGAAAGGCCTGTCCACCACCCACACCGGACTCGGCTACATCGGCCTCGAATGGCAACGCAGCCTCTCCTCCGCATCCCTACGAGGAGTCGGCCGCGACGCCCGCCACCTGGTGCCCCGACTGGGGCATTGA
- a CDS encoding MBL fold metallo-hydrolase: MNEVASGVFQVSGTEVNMVLLRDGDALTLIDGGYPRDVEVAERAIRALGRRPEDVEALLLTHAHIDHMGAIAAFHEQYGTPVYTDAVEVAHARRDYIEQAAAPDFLPMIHRHGVLPWLLRIARAGATKKVTIPNARAVPDTGAIDVPGAPVPVATHGHTSGHTAYHLPQHGVVITGDALVTGHALSKVRGPQLLPPVFDHGTGDTLAALDALTGLGAGTIVPGHGSTLSMPIADAVAQVRERSGH; the protein is encoded by the coding sequence ATGAACGAGGTGGCGTCCGGCGTCTTCCAGGTGTCCGGGACCGAAGTGAACATGGTGCTCCTGCGGGACGGGGACGCGTTGACGTTGATCGACGGCGGCTATCCGCGGGACGTGGAGGTGGCCGAGCGGGCGATCCGGGCGCTGGGCCGTCGCCCGGAGGACGTGGAGGCGCTGCTGTTGACGCACGCGCACATCGATCACATGGGGGCGATCGCCGCATTCCACGAGCAGTACGGGACGCCGGTGTACACCGATGCGGTGGAGGTGGCGCACGCCCGCCGCGACTATATCGAGCAGGCCGCGGCCCCCGATTTCCTTCCGATGATCCACCGGCACGGCGTGCTGCCGTGGCTGCTGCGCATCGCACGGGCGGGCGCCACGAAGAAGGTCACGATCCCGAATGCTCGCGCCGTCCCCGACACCGGCGCGATCGACGTCCCCGGCGCCCCGGTGCCCGTCGCCACCCACGGCCACACGTCCGGGCACACCGCCTACCACCTGCCGCAGCACGGTGTCGTGATCACCGGCGACGCCCTCGTCACCGGGCATGCACTGTCGAAGGTCCGTGGGCCGCAACTACTCCCACCGGTGTTCGATCACGGTACGGGGGACACGCTCGCCGCACTCGATGCGCTCACCGGACTCGGCGCCGGCACGATCGTCCCCGGGCACGGGTCGACGCTGTCGATGCCGATCGCCGACGCCGTCGCACAGGTCCGGGAACGTTCCGGACACTGA
- a CDS encoding GNAT family N-acetyltransferase: MVTSTESAECRVPSRAGAGHPSAGLAAEDAATYAGWFACLAEPTRVRLLHEVASTPAGVSIGELATRLGIGQPTISHHVRKLADVGFVTVHKDGTSSVVVVNPACCTGLPSAADAVMGLLTQRPCCPDDLPGDVTVRPMTDEDWPAVRRIYGDAIATGLTTFATEVPPRKALDTQWLPDHRWVAEIDGTVVGWAALTPASPHERFRGVAENTVCVADGWRGRGVGKALLRTQVIAADQAGLWTLQTSVFPENRAAIALHHSAGFRTVGVRERIAQLGGEWRDTVLLERRSEAGAADCAEC, encoded by the coding sequence ATGGTTACGTCCACTGAGTCCGCCGAGTGCCGTGTCCCGTCCCGCGCTGGTGCCGGGCATCCGTCGGCCGGTCTAGCGGCCGAGGACGCGGCCACCTACGCCGGTTGGTTCGCCTGCCTGGCCGAACCGACCCGTGTTCGGCTGCTCCACGAGGTCGCCAGCACCCCGGCCGGGGTCAGCATCGGGGAGCTGGCCACCCGGCTGGGCATCGGTCAGCCGACCATCTCGCACCACGTCCGCAAGCTCGCCGACGTCGGCTTCGTGACCGTCCACAAGGACGGCACCAGCTCGGTCGTGGTGGTCAACCCGGCGTGCTGCACCGGCCTGCCGAGCGCGGCCGACGCGGTCATGGGCCTGCTCACCCAGCGCCCGTGCTGCCCGGACGATCTCCCCGGCGACGTCACCGTGCGGCCGATGACCGACGAGGACTGGCCGGCAGTGCGCCGCATCTACGGCGACGCCATCGCCACAGGTCTCACTACCTTCGCCACCGAGGTGCCGCCGCGGAAGGCGCTGGACACCCAGTGGCTCCCGGATCACCGGTGGGTCGCCGAGATCGACGGCACCGTCGTCGGCTGGGCCGCTCTGACCCCGGCGTCGCCGCACGAGCGCTTCCGCGGAGTCGCCGAGAACACGGTCTGTGTCGCCGACGGCTGGCGCGGTCGCGGCGTCGGCAAAGCCCTGCTCCGGACGCAGGTGATCGCCGCCGATCAGGCCGGCCTGTGGACGCTGCAGACCTCGGTCTTCCCGGAGAATCGGGCGGCGATCGCGCTGCACCACTCGGCCGGGTTCCGCACCGTCGGTGTCCGCGAACGCATCGCCCAGCTCGGCGGCGAGTGGCGCGACACCGTCCTGCTCGAACGGCGATCCGAGGCCGGGGCCGCCGACTGCGCAGAGTGCTGA
- a CDS encoding NAD(P)-binding domain-containing protein, producing the protein MNDLPVVVIGAGPIGLAAAAELRERQLTPLVFEQGPRAGAAVAEWNHVRLFSRWAEVIDPAARRLLDQTGWNAPDDEAYLTGQEWVRDYLAPLAAALGDAVQFGTEVVGVARRGRDLVVDSGRDTEPLSVHIRRADGTEDRVLAQAVIDASGTWGSPNPLGGEGLPALGEKAAADVISYRVPDLDDREVRAQYAGKHTAIAGGGHSALNAIVALAALEKEAPGTRITWILRRGDVASTFGGGESDQLPARGALGLKAKQAVDDGLLNVVTGFRTAAVEPADQNQVALTSDNGQRVDTIDRVVVLTGFRPELSFLSEIRLGLDPVLQAPTELAPLIDPNVHSCGTVYPHGAKELSHPEPGFYLAGMKSYGRAPTFLAMTGYEQVRSIAAAIAGDHEAAARVELILPETGVCGGAGVFDEPDADADEGGCCGAPQPELVTLTAPGGAR; encoded by the coding sequence ATGAACGACTTGCCCGTCGTCGTGATCGGTGCCGGACCCATCGGTCTGGCCGCCGCCGCCGAACTGCGCGAACGCCAGCTCACCCCGCTGGTCTTCGAGCAGGGCCCCCGCGCAGGAGCTGCAGTGGCCGAGTGGAACCACGTGCGACTGTTCTCCCGCTGGGCCGAGGTCATCGACCCTGCCGCCCGCCGCCTGCTCGACCAGACCGGCTGGAATGCCCCCGACGATGAGGCGTACCTGACCGGGCAGGAGTGGGTCCGCGACTACCTCGCCCCGCTCGCCGCCGCGCTCGGTGACGCCGTGCAGTTCGGCACCGAGGTCGTCGGCGTCGCCCGCCGCGGCCGCGACCTCGTCGTCGACTCCGGCCGCGACACCGAACCGCTGTCCGTGCACATCCGCCGCGCCGACGGCACCGAGGACCGTGTACTTGCGCAGGCGGTCATCGACGCCTCCGGCACCTGGGGCAGCCCGAACCCGCTCGGCGGCGAAGGCCTGCCCGCACTCGGGGAGAAGGCTGCGGCCGACGTCATCTCCTACCGCGTCCCGGACCTCGACGACCGGGAAGTGCGCGCGCAGTACGCGGGCAAGCACACCGCGATCGCCGGCGGCGGCCACTCGGCACTGAACGCCATCGTTGCTCTCGCCGCGCTCGAGAAGGAAGCACCCGGCACTCGGATCACCTGGATCCTGCGCCGCGGCGACGTCGCCTCCACGTTCGGTGGCGGCGAATCCGACCAGCTGCCCGCCCGCGGCGCCCTGGGCCTGAAGGCGAAGCAGGCCGTCGACGACGGCCTGCTGAACGTCGTCACCGGCTTCCGCACCGCCGCAGTCGAACCCGCAGACCAGAACCAGGTTGCCCTGACCTCCGACAACGGTCAGCGAGTCGACACCATCGACCGCGTCGTGGTGCTCACCGGGTTCCGGCCCGAGCTGTCCTTCCTCTCGGAGATCCGCCTCGGCCTCGACCCGGTCCTGCAAGCCCCGACCGAGCTGGCCCCGCTGATCGACCCGAACGTGCACTCCTGCGGCACCGTCTACCCGCACGGCGCCAAGGAACTCAGCCACCCCGAACCCGGCTTCTACCTGGCCGGCATGAAGAGCTACGGCCGCGCACCGACGTTCCTGGCCATGACCGGCTACGAGCAGGTCCGCAGCATCGCCGCCGCCATCGCCGGTGACCACGAGGCCGCCGCCCGCGTCGAGCTGATCCTCCCCGAAACCGGGGTCTGCGGCGGCGCAGGGGTATTCGACGAGCCCGACGCCGACGCCGACGAGGGCGGCTGCTGCGGCGCGCCGCAGCCGGAGTTGGTGACCCTGACCGCACCCGGCGGGGCACGCTAG
- a CDS encoding Chromate resistance protein ChrB, whose amino-acid sequence MTETSPVAWVLLVVKLPARPTRHRVAVWRELRKVGALSVGQGVWAVPDVPAFTAGLSRVSELTTRADGEIVSLRASGSTAEDAARFEAMFTEAREADWAEFLSECGKYETEIDKEIRIRKFTLAELEEEEQSLERLRRWHRDLRARDVFGAANASEARAHLERCVVRFEDYAEQVMAALHALPEDDEIR is encoded by the coding sequence GTGACTGAAACTTCACCCGTTGCGTGGGTGCTTCTGGTGGTGAAACTCCCGGCCCGGCCTACCCGGCACCGGGTCGCGGTGTGGCGGGAACTGCGAAAGGTCGGGGCCCTGTCGGTGGGGCAGGGGGTGTGGGCGGTCCCCGACGTGCCGGCGTTCACCGCGGGGCTGAGCCGCGTATCGGAGCTGACCACCCGCGCCGACGGCGAGATCGTCTCGCTGCGTGCGTCGGGATCGACCGCCGAGGACGCGGCCCGGTTCGAGGCGATGTTCACCGAGGCGCGGGAAGCGGATTGGGCCGAGTTCCTGTCCGAATGCGGCAAGTACGAGACCGAGATCGACAAGGAGATCCGGATCCGCAAGTTCACTCTCGCGGAACTCGAGGAGGAAGAACAGAGCCTCGAACGGTTGCGCCGCTGGCACCGTGACCTCCGGGCGCGAGACGTGTTCGGGGCCGCGAACGCATCCGAGGCCCGGGCACATCTGGAGCGGTGCGTCGTCCGCTTCGAGGACTACGCCGAACAGGTGATGGCCGCGCTGCACGCGCTGCCCGAGGACGACGAGATCCGGTGA
- a CDS encoding SDR family NAD(P)-dependent oxidoreductase — translation MGDFSDRSGAALVLGASGGLGDATARMLLDRGADVALTYFRSAQALEPLLAGVATSGGTARSWQLDLSDATQTSDVVTQVAETFGGIHTLVYAAGPHVPMVHLSKVAPADLERQIVSDVAGFFNAVHAALPHLRACRGNIVAITSAGTSRYPVRDGLSIGPKGAVEALVRGIAAEEGRYGVRANSVGPGMTTDGMADRLIASGDLDNNALDVAKSRIPLGTFGNAEDIAEAVCFLASDRAGFISGQKLDVDGGYGV, via the coding sequence GTGGGAGATTTCAGTGATCGTTCGGGAGCAGCGTTGGTGTTGGGTGCCAGTGGCGGGTTGGGGGACGCGACGGCCCGGATGCTCCTGGACCGGGGAGCCGACGTCGCGCTGACCTACTTTCGGTCCGCGCAGGCACTCGAACCGCTCCTGGCCGGCGTCGCGACGTCTGGCGGAACGGCCCGGAGCTGGCAGCTCGACCTCTCCGATGCCACGCAGACCTCGGATGTCGTCACGCAGGTGGCGGAGACGTTCGGAGGTATCCACACGCTGGTTTACGCGGCCGGGCCACACGTGCCGATGGTGCACCTGAGCAAAGTCGCGCCGGCCGACCTCGAACGCCAGATTGTCAGCGATGTCGCCGGATTCTTCAACGCAGTCCATGCGGCGCTGCCGCACCTGCGGGCATGCCGGGGCAACATCGTCGCCATCACCAGTGCCGGCACCTCCCGCTACCCAGTTCGTGACGGCCTGTCGATCGGACCCAAAGGAGCAGTCGAGGCACTGGTTCGGGGCATCGCAGCCGAGGAAGGCCGGTACGGCGTGCGGGCCAACAGCGTGGGTCCCGGAATGACCACCGACGGCATGGCCGACCGACTCATCGCCAGCGGCGACCTGGACAACAACGCACTCGACGTCGCGAAATCCCGCATCCCCCTCGGAACCTTCGGCAACGCCGAAGACATCGCGGAAGCTGTGTGCTTCCTCGCCTCCGACCGAGCAGGCTTCATCAGCGGACAGAAACTCGACGTCGACGGCGGATACGGCGTGTGA
- a CDS encoding IS3 family transposase (programmed frameshift), with protein MPRPYPAEFRRDVVAVARKGDAPLSRIAKDFGISEATLHNWLKKADIEDGVRPGVTEQESAELRELRKRNRLLEQENEILRRAAAFFARELPPKMTYPLVLDLAADGIAVAVTCRVLGFSTQAFYKWCQDPVSQRDWDDAHLINAAFTIHADDPAFGYRFIADELPSRGITAGENRVQRLCSQQRIWSAFAKKRGLSRKSGPPVHDDLVAREFAADRPDKLWLTDITEHHTDEGKLYLCAIKDCFGGRIVGYSIDSRMTSELAVAALRNAIALRGPAGTIVHSDRGSQFRSRRFVELLSAKGLRGSMGRVGACGDNAAMESFFSLLQKNVLDRQRWASRDELRMAIVIWIERTYHRRRRQRGLGKLTPVEYETLNQAPLAA; from the exons ATGCCCAGGCCCTACCCCGCAGAGTTCCGCCGCGACGTCGTCGCCGTCGCCCGCAAGGGCGATGCGCCGTTGTCCCGGATCGCGAAGGACTTCGGAATCTCCGAGGCCACACTGCACAACTGGCTCAAGAAGGCCGACATCGAGGACGGTGTCCGTCCCGGCGTGACCGAGCAGGAGTCCGCCGAGCTGCGTGAACTGCGCAAACGCAACCGCCTGCTCGAGCAGGAGAACGAGATCCTGCGGCGGGCCGCGGCGTTCTTCGCCCGCGAGTTGC CCCCCAAAATGACCTACCCGCTGGTCCTCGACCTTGCCGCCGACGGCATCGCCGTCGCGGTGACCTGCCGGGTGCTCGGATTCTCCACCCAAGCGTTCTACAAGTGGTGCCAGGACCCTGTCTCGCAGCGTGATTGGGACGACGCCCACCTGATCAACGCCGCTTTCACCATCCACGCCGACGACCCGGCGTTCGGGTACCGGTTCATCGCGGACGAGCTCCCGAGCCGAGGTATCACCGCCGGCGAGAACAGGGTGCAGCGGTTGTGCTCACAGCAGCGGATCTGGTCGGCCTTCGCGAAGAAACGCGGTCTGAGCCGCAAGTCCGGACCGCCAGTCCACGACGACCTCGTCGCCCGCGAATTCGCTGCGGACAGGCCCGACAAGCTGTGGCTGACCGACATCACCGAGCACCACACCGATGAGGGCAAGCTCTACCTGTGTGCGATCAAGGACTGCTTCGGGGGCCGGATCGTCGGCTACTCGATCGATTCCCGCATGACCTCCGAGCTGGCAGTGGCGGCGTTGCGGAACGCGATCGCCCTCCGTGGCCCGGCGGGGACGATCGTGCATTCCGACAGGGGCAGTCAATTTCGTTCCAGAAGATTCGTGGAACTGTTGTCCGCCAAAGGGTTACGGGGTTCGATGGGGCGTGTCGGGGCGTGTGGCGACAATGCGGCGATGGAGTCGTTCTTCTCGCTGCTGCAGAAAAATGTCCTCGACCGGCAGCGCTGGGCTTCTCGCGACGAACTCCGCATGGCGATCGTGATCTGGATCGAACGCACCTACCACCGTCGGCGTCGTCAACGCGGCCTCGGCAAGCTCACCCCGGTCGAGTATGAGACCCTCAATCAGGCCCCACTCGCGGCCTGA
- a CDS encoding MFS transporter: MTDTKTPPQTDTLPAAGLRRVLAILCLTEITSWGILYYAFPVLSVSITDDTGWSLQTIMAAFSIGQLAAAFTGIPVGRIIDRIGPRAIMTAGSVLAVPALLLIATAHNLPTFYAGWILAGIAMGAVLYPPAFAALTRWYGDSYVKALMILTLAAGLASTVFAPLAATLVERTDWRDTYLVLAAVLAIITIPAHLWGLRGRWPHPPAPAHGDTADHRDASRSPAFLALVVALSLGAFAAFAGVFNLVPLLTEQGFSPSLAALTLGLSGAGQLLGRIGYLPLAARTSARSRAIGVLAATAVSTALLGIVATVATLITVAIGAGLIRGLFTLVQATAITDRWGATHYGRLNGLMSAPIVIVMALAPWAGTALSNWTGSYAHAYLVLGAIALLAALVAAASVPRRTAEATP; this comes from the coding sequence ATGACGGACACCAAGACCCCGCCGCAGACCGACACCCTTCCCGCGGCCGGTCTGCGGCGGGTCTTGGCGATCCTGTGCCTGACGGAGATCACCAGCTGGGGAATCCTCTACTACGCGTTCCCCGTGCTGTCGGTGTCGATCACCGACGACACCGGCTGGTCCTTGCAGACGATCATGGCCGCGTTCTCGATCGGCCAGCTCGCCGCCGCATTCACCGGCATCCCCGTCGGCCGGATCATCGACCGCATCGGCCCGCGCGCCATCATGACCGCCGGCTCCGTACTCGCCGTGCCCGCACTGCTTCTCATCGCGACCGCACACAACCTGCCGACGTTCTACGCCGGCTGGATCCTCGCCGGCATCGCGATGGGCGCCGTGCTCTACCCGCCCGCGTTCGCGGCCCTGACACGCTGGTACGGCGACAGCTACGTCAAGGCGCTGATGATCCTCACCCTCGCCGCAGGCCTGGCGAGCACCGTCTTCGCCCCGCTCGCCGCCACTTTGGTCGAGCGAACCGACTGGCGCGACACCTATCTCGTCCTCGCCGCGGTCCTCGCCATCATCACCATCCCCGCCCACCTGTGGGGGCTGCGTGGCCGGTGGCCGCACCCGCCGGCACCGGCACACGGAGATACGGCCGATCACCGCGACGCCTCTCGCAGCCCCGCGTTCCTCGCGCTCGTCGTCGCCCTGAGCCTCGGAGCGTTCGCCGCGTTCGCCGGCGTGTTCAACCTCGTCCCGCTGCTCACCGAACAAGGCTTCTCCCCGTCCCTGGCGGCCCTGACCTTGGGATTGAGCGGCGCGGGACAGCTCCTCGGCCGCATCGGCTACCTGCCCCTCGCGGCCCGTACCTCGGCTCGCAGCCGGGCTATCGGCGTCCTCGCCGCCACCGCCGTCAGCACCGCACTGCTGGGCATCGTGGCCACGGTCGCCACCCTGATCACCGTCGCGATCGGCGCCGGACTGATCCGGGGACTGTTCACCCTCGTCCAAGCCACCGCCATCACCGACCGGTGGGGCGCCACCCACTACGGCCGCCTCAACGGCCTGATGTCCGCCCCCATCGTCATCGTCATGGCACTCGCCCCCTGGGCCGGCACCGCCCTATCGAACTGGACCGGCAGCTACGCCCACGCCTACCTCGTCCTCGGCGCCATCGCCCTCCTCGCAGCCCTCGTCGCGGCCGCCAGCGTCCCCCGCCGCACCGCCGAAGCCACTCCCTGA